The genomic DNA ATAAGAGGAGGCTGGGACATAACTAAAACAATCAACTCTAAAAACGAACGATATGCTCATTCAGCGGAGAAAATATACGTAGACTCCTGCGGGAAAAGCAACAGCTGAAAATCCCGCAGAAAGCGAAGTATATTTCCGGAGCGAGATATAAGCACTAACTATCTCATTGTTCGGATTTATCTTTGATTAAAATGGTTTTGTCCTTACCTCCTAAAACCTGTTGCAAAGACTCTTATTCGTCGTTGCAAGCTTATAAACTAGTTTTATTTAAGTGTTTACAACGAATTTTTCGACAATTTGTTTCTATTAAGCATTTACTGTTTGATACCAGTAGCCTTCTCGATATTGTTCTTCACCAAAAACAAGCTGAACTGGTTGGAAAAAGATTGGTCCATCAGTAACAACTGTATGAAATTCGCCTTCTTCTCCGCATGCATCAACACCTAAACTTTCAATCTCTTGAACAAGCTCTTTGTCTAACACTTTTCCTAAAAAAGTTTTTGGAAGTGCCGCTTCTTTTAACACGATGATTGTTGCTTTAAAACCGAGTTCAATAAACTCATCTAAAACTGCGCGTCGTTTCTCTTTCCACAGTGGGTGATACGAACTAACATTTACAGATGCACATACTCTTTCAACCCATTCCAAATGCCCATC from Bacillus aquiflavi includes the following:
- a CDS encoding Dph6-related ATP pyrophosphatase gives rise to the protein MTIKNKPFFSSWSGGKDSCLALYRAIKEGGIPRYLFTMFQEDGKYSRAHNLPTTVLKKQAEALQIQLLTRNATWNSYEKHFLEGMEEMKKQGVFHGVFGDIDLDGHLEWVERVCASVNVSSYHPLWKEKRRAVLDEFIELGFKATIIVLKEAALPKTFLGKVLDKELVQEIESLGVDACGEEGEFHTVVTDGPIFFQPVQLVFGEEQYREGYWYQTVNA